One genomic window of Corynebacterium massiliense DSM 45435 includes the following:
- a CDS encoding siderophore ABC transporter substrate-binding protein, with product MLNKTRRALVASVAACSIALTACSNTAESARENADSAQSEVTSEAASATSAAGDAESAEITVTDNYGEKTVPHPPKRAAATDNRAFELLADWGVDLVAAPLKLMPDTLEDTYNKDTVEGDMGMHREPDLEALVAAEPDVVINGQRFSQYQEDIEKLVPDTPVVDFTPRDGEDFAAELIRQTEELGKIFDKESEAKKLVDDFNKALDRARDAYDKDKKVMALNSSGGELGYVAPSKGRTWGPLFDLVGMTPALKVDNATDDHEGDDVSVEAIADSNPDYILVLDRDAAIKSGEPDFKPAKDVIENNAALKNVTAVQKGDIVYAPEDTYTNENIITYTEILNSMADAFEAQS from the coding sequence ATGTTGAACAAGACCCGCCGCGCCCTCGTCGCCTCGGTGGCCGCGTGCTCCATCGCGCTGACTGCCTGCTCCAACACCGCTGAAAGCGCGCGTGAGAACGCCGATTCCGCCCAGTCGGAAGTCACGTCCGAAGCAGCGAGCGCCACCAGCGCAGCGGGCGATGCTGAGTCCGCCGAAATTACGGTGACGGACAACTACGGCGAAAAGACCGTCCCGCACCCGCCGAAGCGCGCCGCGGCCACCGATAACCGCGCCTTCGAGCTGCTGGCCGACTGGGGCGTGGACCTCGTCGCCGCGCCGCTGAAGCTCATGCCGGACACCCTCGAGGACACCTACAACAAGGACACCGTCGAGGGCGATATGGGCATGCACCGCGAGCCGGACCTGGAGGCGCTCGTCGCCGCCGAGCCGGACGTGGTCATCAACGGCCAGCGCTTCAGCCAGTACCAGGAGGACATCGAAAAGCTGGTGCCCGATACCCCGGTCGTCGACTTCACCCCGCGTGACGGTGAAGACTTCGCCGCAGAGCTCATCCGCCAGACCGAGGAGCTGGGCAAGATCTTCGACAAGGAGTCCGAGGCGAAGAAGCTTGTCGATGATTTCAACAAGGCCCTCGACCGCGCCCGCGACGCCTACGACAAGGACAAGAAGGTCATGGCCCTGAATTCGTCCGGCGGCGAGCTGGGTTACGTTGCCCCGTCCAAGGGCCGCACCTGGGGTCCGCTGTTCGACCTGGTCGGCATGACCCCGGCGCTCAAGGTGGACAACGCCACTGATGATCACGAAGGCGACGATGTCTCCGTCGAGGCCATCGCGGATTCCAACCCGGACTACATCCTGGTCCTCGACCGTGACGCCGCCATCAAGTCCGGCGAGCCGGACTTCAAGCCGGCCAAGGACGTCATCGAGAACAATGCGGCGCTGAAGAACGTGACCGCGGTGCAGAAGGGCGACATCGTCTACGCCCCGGAGGACACCTACACCAACGAAAACATCATCACCTACACCGAGATCCTCAACTCCATGGCGGATGCCTTCGAGGCGCAGTCCTAA
- a CDS encoding iron chelate uptake ABC transporter family permease subunit, translating into MEYGTRGFWLIAKRRSDALVAMVVVAVCQATATVAFHTVTNNRIITPSIMGFESLYVAINTSTIFFLGAAGLTASRTVGNFLLQMVIMVGLSLLLYSWLLTNRSNSMHAMLLVGVVIGGGLGSLSTFMQRMLTPSEFDVLTARLFGSVNNAETEYYPIAIPLMVLAAVLLYANSRKLNVVALGRDAATNLGVSHKAHAIYTLVLVSVLMAVTTALVGPMTFLGFLVATLAYQFADTFDHRYLFPMATAIAFVVLAGAYFLMQHVFNAQGVVSIIIELVGGSVFLFVILRKGRL; encoded by the coding sequence ATGGAGTACGGGACGCGGGGCTTTTGGCTCATCGCCAAGCGCCGCTCCGATGCCCTCGTCGCCATGGTCGTCGTCGCCGTCTGTCAGGCCACCGCCACCGTGGCGTTCCACACCGTGACGAACAACCGCATCATTACCCCGTCCATCATGGGGTTCGAGTCGCTGTACGTCGCCATTAACACCTCGACCATTTTCTTTCTGGGCGCGGCGGGGCTGACGGCCTCCCGGACGGTGGGGAACTTCCTGCTGCAGATGGTCATCATGGTGGGGCTGTCGCTGCTGTTGTACTCGTGGCTTTTGACCAACCGCTCGAACAGCATGCACGCGATGCTGCTGGTCGGCGTGGTCATCGGCGGCGGGCTCGGGAGCCTGTCGACGTTCATGCAGCGCATGCTGACCCCGTCCGAATTCGACGTGCTCACCGCGCGGCTGTTCGGCTCGGTCAACAACGCGGAGACCGAGTACTATCCCATCGCCATCCCGCTGATGGTTCTGGCCGCGGTGCTGCTCTACGCCAACTCCCGGAAGCTCAACGTCGTAGCGCTCGGCCGCGACGCCGCCACGAACCTGGGGGTGAGCCACAAAGCCCACGCCATCTACACGCTGGTGCTGGTATCCGTCCTGATGGCCGTGACCACCGCCCTGGTGGGGCCGATGACCTTCCTCGGATTCCTGGTGGCCACGTTGGCGTACCAGTTCGCCGATACCTTCGACCACCGCTACCTGTTCCCGATGGCCACGGCCATCGCCTTCGTCGTGCTCGCCGGCGCCTATTTCCTCATGCAGCACGTCTTTAACGCCCAAGGCGTGGTCTCCATCATCATCGAGCTCGTCGGCGGGTCCGTCTTCCTGTTTGTCATCTTGAGAAAGGGGCGCCTGTGA
- a CDS encoding ABC transporter permease → MLRTQSRKSNRGRLLDWKLGIGVVVVAALLAASLLVGQYDVFGAEDGGEMFGITRVPRTIALVLAGAAMAMCGLVMQLLTQNRFVEPTTTGTTEWAGLGLLATMIVFPTSTVLERMVGAVIFAFAGTMIFLLFLRRVALRSSLIVPIIGIMLGAVVSAVSTFLALTTDSLQQLGIWFMGSFTSVYSGQYEVLWVVVAVLAAVFVYADKLTVAGLGEEFATNVGVNYNRILLIGTGLVAIATGVVTVVVGSLPFLGLIVPNIVSMLRGDDLRSNLPWVCVLGIATVAVCDLIGRLIIAPFEIPVSVILGLVGAVVFVALIVRSSRDRG, encoded by the coding sequence GTGCTACGTACCCAGAGTCGTAAGAGCAATCGCGGGCGGTTGCTGGACTGGAAGCTCGGCATCGGCGTCGTGGTGGTCGCCGCGCTGCTCGCCGCCTCCCTGTTGGTGGGGCAGTACGACGTATTCGGCGCCGAGGATGGCGGGGAGATGTTCGGCATCACCCGCGTCCCGCGCACCATTGCGCTCGTGCTCGCCGGCGCGGCGATGGCCATGTGCGGGCTGGTCATGCAGCTGCTCACGCAGAACCGCTTCGTGGAACCCACCACGACCGGCACCACCGAGTGGGCGGGGCTGGGCCTGCTGGCCACGATGATCGTGTTTCCCACCTCCACCGTTCTGGAACGCATGGTGGGAGCGGTCATCTTCGCTTTCGCCGGCACGATGATCTTCCTTTTGTTCCTGAGGCGGGTCGCGCTGCGCAGCTCGCTCATCGTGCCGATCATCGGCATCATGCTCGGTGCCGTGGTGAGCGCGGTGTCGACCTTCCTGGCCCTTACGACTGACAGCCTGCAGCAGCTGGGCATCTGGTTCATGGGGTCGTTTACCTCGGTGTACTCCGGGCAGTACGAGGTTTTGTGGGTGGTGGTGGCCGTGCTCGCTGCGGTCTTCGTGTACGCCGACAAGCTCACCGTCGCCGGCCTGGGCGAGGAGTTCGCCACCAACGTCGGCGTGAACTACAACCGCATCCTGCTCATCGGCACCGGGCTGGTCGCCATCGCTACCGGCGTGGTCACCGTGGTCGTCGGGTCCCTGCCGTTTCTGGGGCTCATCGTGCCGAACATCGTCAGTATGCTCCGCGGCGACGATCTCCGCTCCAACCTGCCGTGGGTGTGCGTGCTCGGTATCGCCACGGTCGCGGTGTGCGACCTTATCGGCCGGCTCATCATCGCGCCGTTTGAAATCCCCGTCTCCGTCATCTTGGGGCTCGTCGGCGCCGTCGTCTTCGTCGCCCTGATTGTGAGGTCGTCTCGTGACCGTGGTTAA
- a CDS encoding ABC transporter ATP-binding protein — protein sequence MISLRGVKKAYSTETSIGPVDLEIPAGGITALVGPNGAGKSTLLTMIGRLMGMDEGQIEVAGFDVSSTKSRDLARVVSTLRQENHFVTRLTVRQLVGFGRFPYSHGRLTVDDEEVISRYIDFFHLNELEHRYLDELSGGQRQRAYVAMVLCQETDYVLLDEPLNNLDIAHSVDMMRLLDDAARDLGRTIIIVLHDINFAAPYADYICAVKDGQIVAFGSPEEIMSDDVLSPIFNTEITVIDGPHGLLACYH from the coding sequence GTGATTTCCTTGCGAGGCGTAAAGAAGGCCTACTCCACTGAGACGTCCATCGGACCGGTGGATCTTGAGATCCCCGCTGGCGGCATCACCGCCCTCGTGGGGCCGAACGGTGCCGGCAAGTCGACGCTATTGACGATGATCGGTCGGCTCATGGGGATGGACGAAGGCCAGATTGAGGTGGCCGGCTTCGACGTGTCGTCCACGAAGTCCCGTGACCTGGCGCGGGTGGTCTCCACGCTGCGGCAGGAAAACCACTTCGTCACCCGGCTCACCGTGCGCCAGCTGGTCGGATTCGGCCGGTTCCCGTACTCGCACGGCCGGTTGACCGTCGACGACGAAGAGGTCATCTCCCGCTACATTGACTTCTTCCACCTCAACGAGCTGGAGCACCGCTACCTCGACGAGCTGTCCGGCGGGCAACGCCAGCGCGCCTACGTGGCGATGGTCCTGTGCCAGGAGACCGACTACGTCCTCCTCGACGAGCCGTTGAACAACCTGGACATCGCCCATTCCGTGGACATGATGCGGTTGCTTGACGATGCCGCCCGCGACCTCGGCCGCACCATCATCATCGTGTTGCACGACATCAACTTTGCCGCGCCCTACGCCGACTACATCTGCGCGGTGAAGGACGGGCAGATCGTCGCCTTCGGCAGCCCGGAGGAGATCATGAGTGACGATGTCCTGAGCCCCATCTTCAATACCGAGATCACCGTCATCGATGGCCCGCATGGGTTGCTTGCGTGCTATCACTAG